The genome window ATGATCTGTTCCTAATAGAAATCCTTAATACAAAAATCTCTTTTAGATCGAAAGAAAATAAGGATTATATGGAACAGATCATTTCTATTTTACAATCAAAAACAAAAGAAACCCAAACAAAATTAAAAGTCACTGATCCATTAAAATGCTCTATCCTTACGTCACTATTCCTGATTGATGAATTAATGAAATCGAATAAAAGTGCACCAATTTTATTGGAAAATCATTTAGATAGACTTGTACAAAACCTATCTGAAGCGTTAGAATAGTTAACGCCTGGGATGTTCGTTTGTGCAGTGATATTCTCTTTCTACAAAACATATTCACGGGACTCCTACTCTTTATTACTGAATTGTTAGCCTTAATGGTGAAACAGGATGTTTAAATAGGAAACCCACTTGAACAAAAGAGTTCAAGAGAATAAATCACTGGACGGCATTTTGGGTTATTTTCCAAAATAAAAAAGACAGATGTTGACTAGTAATATCATAAACATTAATATTTGATCTATATGGGATTATTAACAAAACAAGATATTGAGAATTTCTATCAGAACTATAAAAATGATGAAGTTATTTTTACTAAAGAAGTATCTAAATTTTTTGGTATTCAACCAAAGCAGATTTATATTAAATTCAAAGAAATCCAAAGACCTTGTATAATCTACTCATCCTCTATGACAACTGCAAAAGTTATTGTAAGTTTACCGGGAAATCTATTAGATAGAATTAAAACTGAATCTTCTGTAAATCTTAGATTTGCAATTAAAAATGAAGATAAGAAAAATGATTATTTATATTTTTATACATCATGTAAAACTGTATCTGTTTCAAATTATAGACCGGAACAAAATTTATATATTGTGAATTTCTCATATTCAAATGAACCGCCAGAGGCATTAATTACTCTTTTAGGTAAATTATTGGAAGCTAAAAAAAATTCATCATTAAGAATAGATGAAAGAATAATCCTAGACAAGGAAAGTATTACAAAACTAGGGTTACTCTCAGCAAGTGCGAGTATCTCGATAGATAATATACCTAGACAAGGAATAATTAGAGATTTATCATTTGGTGGTATAAAAATTTTATTAGTTGGAAATTCTAAGTTTTTAAATAATAAAGCAATAAAAATTATTCTAACTCATAAAGATTATGGGAATTTAATTCTTTTAGGTAAAAGCATTAGAGCAGATTATTTACCAAATAGAAAAGATATTGCAGTTTTAGCTATTCAGTTAGATTTAAAAAATATACCTATTGAATACAGCCTTTTAATAAATGAATATTTAAAATCTCAAAAAGTATTAAATAAAATAATGTCAAACATTGAAGCAAATAGTAAACTTGAAAAAGTAAAAGAGAATAATTAAATTTATTATATTGGAGTTTTTTTTGAATACAGAAATCCCTGAGTTAAACAATATTTACTATATTGATGTGCCAGAAAATTTTGAAGGAACAATTGGCGAATTTAAAATTGACAAAAAAATTAAGCTGCCTATTGAAACAAACGGAATAGATAATTGGGATCCTACGCAATTAAGTTGGGAAATGTTTATGTCTGCAATGCTAAAAATTTTAGCGTATAGACCAAGTGATGAAAATGTAGATTATTACAGATCTTTCATCCTGGCAGTAAGACCAAATATAGTACAAGAACTTACAGATTCTGCTATATTTAAATCAAATAGCAAAGATTTTGATTTAGCAAAGGAGATATTTCTTGCTATTCAAGGTGTAGATCCATTAAATGACAGAAATCTTTTAAATTTAGCAGTTTTATACGAGAAGCAAGCTGAAGCATTAGAGATGAATGTAGATGAAGAAAAAGTTAAATTGCTACTTGAGCATTCATTTAGAATTTATTCTGATCTTCTTGATAATGATACGGTTCTAACTGATACCTATTTTAATGCGGGTTTTTTCTTTATAAAAATAAGAGAATTTGAGAAAGCTGAAACTTGTCTTAAATCCTTTATTGAATATAGCGATGATGATGAAAAAATTAAAAAGGCTCAGGATATTTTACACAATTATAGAAATATTTCTGGGAACCAGGAAATATTTAACAAAGCGTATAGATTAATCATAGAAGAAAAGGAACACGAAGCTATAAATTTGCTTTTAGATTTCATTGAAACAAATGATACTATTTGGAATATTTGGTTTCTACTTGGTTGGGCTTACAGAAGAATTTCTAATTTTACAGAATCAATTGACTCATTGAATAAATGTATAGAATTAAATAGTAAAGATGCTGATACCTATAATGAAATTGCAATTTGTTATTTAGAATTGGGAGATTACAAATCTAGTCAAAAATCCCTAGAAAAAGCTTTAATGATTAATCCAGAAGATGTAAAAGTTATTTCAAACTTAGGAATACTTCAATTAAAACAAGGAAACAAATTTGAGGCTAAAAGATTTTTTGAAGCTGTTTTAGTATATGAACCTGATGACAGCATTGCTAAATATTATTTAAATCAGATTAATTAATTTTTTTTTAATAATGGCTTAAAGTTTTTAATAACCTTTATCCGATAAATATATATGAGAAGTATTTCTCAATTTGGAACATGGATGTTCCTAATAAATTTATCGATCATTCACGGAGGAATGTAGTATGGTTATTAATCACAACATGAGCGCAATGAACTCTTTAAGAGTTGGGGGAACAAAAACTTCAGGTATTGAAAACAGTATGGCAAAATTATCATCTGGGCTAAGAATTAACAAAGCTTCAGACGATGCGTCAGGTTTAGCAGTATCAGAAAAAATGAGAAGTCAGATTCGAGGTTTAAATCAAGCTTCAAGAAATGCATCTGACGGTATCTCATTTATTCAAGCTACTGAGGGACACCTAGAGTCTACAACTAACATCTTACAGAGATTAAGAGAGTTATCAGTTCAGTCTTCAAATGGTATTTATACAGCTGAAGATAGAATGCAAATACAAGTAGAGGTGTCTCAACTTGTTGATGAAATTGACAGAATAGCGTCTCAAGCGCAGTTCAATGGTATGAACATGCTTACAGGTAGATTTGCTGAAGAAACAGGTGAAAATACTGTTACAGGTTCTATGTGGATTCACGTAGGAGCTAACATGGATCAAAGAGAAAGAATGCACATTGGTACAATGACTGCTGCTGCTTTAGGTGTTAGACAATTAGGAACAGATGATATCTTATCCTTAGAGTCTGCAGATGAAGCAAACAAAAGCATTGGAACTCTTGATGAAGCGCTTAAAAAAGTTAATAAACAAAGAGCTGATTTAGGAGCATACCAAAACAGACTAGAAACTGCGGTTAAAGGAATTGATATTAGTTCTGAAAACTTACAAGCTGCTGAATCTAGAATTAGAGATGTTGACATGGCAAAAGAAGTTGTTAATCTTACTAAAGATCAAATTCTTAGCCAAGCTAGCAATGCTATGCTTGCACAGGCTAAATCTGCACCACAACAAGTGTTGCAGCTTCTCCAATAACGTATTATACTCTATAGTAATGTTAGCATATTTTTTGCTAACATTACTTTTGATCTTTGACATAATACACCCCGTAAGCAACAAGCATTAAGATGTTTATCAATTTTGGTAAAGATCTTAGTGACACAGGAGATTATACGGAGCAGAAAAGACGCGAAATTTTTTCTGAATCCTCCTTGTTGTGCACTTTGATAAAATTATAGGCAAAGGATGCCTATTTAAAATATCATGGAGGGGAATAATGATAATTAATCACAACATGGCAGCCGTAAATACAAATCGGCAGCTAGGACTGGCCAGTAATGCTTCAAATAATGTAATGGAAAAGCTTTCTTCTGGAATGAGAATAAATAAGGCTGCAGATGACGCTTCAGGTTTAGCTGTTTCTGAAAAAATGCGGTCTCAAATCAAAGGCTTAAATCAAGCTGAGAAAAATATTCAAAACGGAGTATCCTTCATTCAGGCAACAGAAGGATTTCTTAATGAAACTCAGGACATTCTACAACGTGTAAGAGAGTTATCTGTTCAATCATCAAATGGTATCTACAGCGATGAAGATAGAGCCATGATTCAGGTCGAGGTTTCTCAACTTGTTGATGAAGTTAATAGAATTGCTTCCCAAGCACAATTTAACGGTATGAATATGTTAACTGGGAGATTTTCAGAAGGAAGTGTTAGCGGTCCTTTATCAATCCAAGTTGGTGCAAATATGGATCAGAATGAAACCATAGCAGTTAAAACAATGACTGCTGCTGCCCTAGGTTTAACAAGCGAACAAGGGAATGGTGAAACTCTTTCATTAGCATCTACAGAGGATGCAAATAGAGCCATTGGTGTTATTGATGATGCTATGAAAATTGTAACTGCTCAAAGAGCTGATCTTGGAGCATATCAAAACAGATTTGAAGCAGCAGCGAAAGGAATTTCAATTGCTTCTGAGAATATGCAAGCAGCAGAATCAAGAATAAGAGATACCGATATGGCATCTGAAGTTGTAAGTCTAACAAGGGATAAGATTTTACAACAAGCTAGTACAGCTATGCTTGGACAGGCAAATGTTCAAACACAATCTGTTCTATCTTTATTAAGTTAATACTCCGTTTTTTAAGATTTTATCTTAATTTTCAGGATTATGGGGGAGTCGCGTCCTCCCCCTAAATTCGCTGTCCTTAAGGAGGTTCTTATGATGACAATAACTAATAGTTTTGTTCGCCAAGAGCTTGGGGAGAGTAAAGTGAATAATCACAATTATGAAGCTAAAAAAATTGTAACTAAAAAAAATATTGAAGAAAATGATACACTTACACTTCCTGAAATTAAAGCGCATTTAGATGATATATTAAAAGAGACACAAATTAAATATACTCTAGATGAGCAAGAAAATGGGTTTATTATTAAAGTAATGGATAAAAAAACCGATAAGCTTATAAAAGAAATACCATCACATGA of Candidatus Delongbacteria bacterium contains these proteins:
- the zapA gene encoding cell division protein ZapA, yielding MNDDLFLIEILNTKISFRSKENKDYMEQIISILQSKTKETQTKLKVTDPLKCSILTSLFLIDELMKSNKSAPILLENHLDRLVQNLSEALE
- a CDS encoding tetratricopeptide repeat protein, with amino-acid sequence MNTEIPELNNIYYIDVPENFEGTIGEFKIDKKIKLPIETNGIDNWDPTQLSWEMFMSAMLKILAYRPSDENVDYYRSFILAVRPNIVQELTDSAIFKSNSKDFDLAKEIFLAIQGVDPLNDRNLLNLAVLYEKQAEALEMNVDEEKVKLLLEHSFRIYSDLLDNDTVLTDTYFNAGFFFIKIREFEKAETCLKSFIEYSDDDEKIKKAQDILHNYRNISGNQEIFNKAYRLIIEEKEHEAINLLLDFIETNDTIWNIWFLLGWAYRRISNFTESIDSLNKCIELNSKDADTYNEIAICYLELGDYKSSQKSLEKALMINPEDVKVISNLGILQLKQGNKFEAKRFFEAVLVYEPDDSIAKYYLNQIN
- a CDS encoding flagellin, whose translation is MVINHNMSAMNSLRVGGTKTSGIENSMAKLSSGLRINKASDDASGLAVSEKMRSQIRGLNQASRNASDGISFIQATEGHLESTTNILQRLRELSVQSSNGIYTAEDRMQIQVEVSQLVDEIDRIASQAQFNGMNMLTGRFAEETGENTVTGSMWIHVGANMDQRERMHIGTMTAAALGVRQLGTDDILSLESADEANKSIGTLDEALKKVNKQRADLGAYQNRLETAVKGIDISSENLQAAESRIRDVDMAKEVVNLTKDQILSQASNAMLAQAKSAPQQVLQLLQ
- a CDS encoding flagellin — protein: MIINHNMAAVNTNRQLGLASNASNNVMEKLSSGMRINKAADDASGLAVSEKMRSQIKGLNQAEKNIQNGVSFIQATEGFLNETQDILQRVRELSVQSSNGIYSDEDRAMIQVEVSQLVDEVNRIASQAQFNGMNMLTGRFSEGSVSGPLSIQVGANMDQNETIAVKTMTAAALGLTSEQGNGETLSLASTEDANRAIGVIDDAMKIVTAQRADLGAYQNRFEAAAKGISIASENMQAAESRIRDTDMASEVVSLTRDKILQQASTAMLGQANVQTQSVLSLLS
- a CDS encoding flagellar protein FlaG — translated: MMTITNSFVRQELGESKVNNHNYEAKKIVTKKNIEENDTLTLPEIKAHLDDILKETQIKYTLDEQENGFIIKVMDKKTDKLIKEIPSHDIQVLRKHFRSHMGVLFNELI